The Malus sylvestris chromosome 14, drMalSylv7.2, whole genome shotgun sequence genome segment CTAAATTATGAAAAACGAAAAGATTTAAATCGAAGTGCAGTGggttaaagaaaaagaatgtatctacaaagaaaaaaaaaaccttacaaTCAAATATGAAAGGGAAGCTAGTCATTACTCGTATTATTCAATATTATACGTACCATTGAAGAATTTTCTGCTGGAAAATTGAAATATGATTTCTTCAAATTCCAAACCTTGTTCATATGGGGACATAACGTGGTtgatgatgattgaattattacttaaagtattgcttaatgtgtttattttctattgatgacacattatttagtttaaaaatacaATCTATCTAGCATTATCCTTTCATATGTGAACAGGACAGAGAAAATCTTTGCAATCTGGTAAAGATATAAAACTGAGAGAATTCAACAGGAATAATACTGAATTTAGAACATCGGTGATGGATGTTGCAAAAGAGGTTATCATCGCATAAACTTTCCCTTTACTTTTTTTCTTCCCCTTTTTCTAGCTTAATTATAATCTTCAAAATATAATGGAAAGAAAATTATAACTAATAATTTAAACTACAGAAAACGTTCCTTTATAATTTAAATTCACTACAAACTGATTTTACAAATTTTACTAAGAAAAAAAGACGATTAATCAAAATAAAACGATTTCATTCATTCATTGCTTCCATGCAATGTTGTTCTATCTTCTTTCAATCttctttctcattttctttGAGTCCCATTTTCTGAAGCACTTATGAGCTTCTTGCTTTCTGCTTGCATGAAACGCAAAAGCCAAAAGCCattaatgttgtttgttggtcTCCACTACTCAAAAGCTTCTTCATAGCCCCAACAAAATGTAGTAAACAAGCGTGATGGGCAATGCAATCAACATTCCAAATATAACCctgaaattaattatttgaatcatTAGTTAATTAGTGTCTAATTAGCAAAGAAAATAGTAAATAAAACTACTACAAAAttgttaaaaataataatttgttaCTTACCCTGTGCTGAGAATATCAGGGTGTACATTGTATTCCTTGGCAAAGACAAAGGGGACAATTCCTTGGGGTAGGGCTGCCTGTTATATATTGTTTGGCAATACAAAAAAACAAGGGCAAAAACATGTTAACCATGGCACAGATGTTTGTTGTGCAGTGTACAAAATTATACAGGTACAAACAAGTCATTGTCTAATTATATACTGGGTTGGAATTTGATTATGTTTTTTTAGCTCAGAGTCTTTTGGCAGTGGAATTTCTCAACCCATGTTTCTGAAAAGCAGTGAGATGCCATGACGATTttattaataacataaaaaagtTTATCTTTAAGCTAACAAAATAGTTTAAAAAGTAAAGCTTATGGAGCATAGGTTAAGCTATGCAGGATTGCTTTGGTTGTGTCAGAAGAGGCAGAAGAGCAAAAATAtgcagagagggagagagagatcggTGACCTGTACAATGGCAACATGCAAGAGAGTGCCTCTTAAGCCAACAGCAATGGAAGCAGCTGCCATGACAGCTGGGCCTGTGAGGAATCTCACAGCCATGGTAAAAGCTGCAATGGAGTTTCCACATGCTATGATCTTTGGCTGCAAAGCCATAAACAAACCTGCAAAACATACATCACATCAAAAGCAGATTAACaaaacagcagcagcagcatcagAGGCACCATGATCACCatttccaccaccaccaccacagaCAGACTGTCACTCACAGTTGGTCATGCTTGAAAGGCAGAAAAGAGTGATAGACCTTTCATCAtcactaccaccaccaccaacccaTTACATCAAATCAAAAACCGGAGACAAACCCAGCAAAAAAGGGCAgtcaaaaaggaaaaagatttcataaagaaaaccaaacattatcATAACCCTACTGTTTGCTTGCTTACTTtgctttattaaaacaattaataatTAAAGGTGCTTGTTAATAAATAAAGGTAAAAATAAGGACACTGAAGAATCCCCACTTTCTTAAACTCACGGTGTAAAATCATAAACATGTATGCACGTGTTAAGCTGTGATTCACATGAGTGCAACAAAGGAGCCAAAAcattgtaaaagaaaaaaacgaaGGGAATTCTACTACTGACCAAGGCTGAACATGGCCATGCCAAGTCCTGCATCAGACAGTATGGCAATGGACTTTGCTACAATTGCTGGCATTTGAACGTGCCACCTGCAAAATAAAAATCACCAAAATTATAATTAAGAAAGAAATAATTGAATCCCACTTCAACCAAATAGTGGATTAGACTAGACTGGATTGGACTGGATTGGATTTACCTGAATGAGACTAGAGACCAAGTGAGGCCAATCAAGCTGGAGTAAGTGTTTGGGTTTCTGATGAGTTTTCTCCAAACCATGATGAGAATAAGCCTTGTCATCACACTTGTTGGAGGCATCACTTTGGCTTTTCCAATCCCATCCCCTCCTTTCTCAGCCTCATTGTTCATGTTCATCTGATCTCTGTTTCCAAAGCTGAAATCCTCTCTCTCCAAGTACTCCTCCtgattctctctcctcccctccACTAAATAAATATCCAAAATATACCCACCATTAATCGATCAAATTAAGCAAAACCCATATCaccaaatcaataaaaaaaaataacaggaattttttttaaaaatttgggaaaATTTTGAAGTCTGTACCTTTTCCTGGAGACACAGCCAATTTAACTTCTTTGTGATCATGGGCAGCTCCGCCGTATTCATTGCTTCCGAACACATCTGAAACAGGAGAAGCACTTGAGCTCCAAACAAACATATGGAGATCCTTCCCGCCATTGTTGTCCTCTGTTTTCTGAGCTTGCCCATTAGCCCTCTTTGCATTCATGGCATTGGTATTAGCATTAGCATTAGCGATGACGGTTTTAGACGCCGTCGGAGAAAACATTCCTGGGTTCGGAGCCGGGTAATGCGCCGCCGCATTACCTTGCCCGCCGTGGTAAAATCTCGGCTTGTTTCCAGTAGCAGAGCTGACAGCGCCGCCTCCACAGTCTTCCTCGAAATTTGACGGCCGTGGAGTCGGCCCTCTGGACGTAGACATCCCGTAAACGTCGTTAGCTCCGAAATTGGAGTTCCTTCCGGCAGCCATCATAGAGTAAAAATCCGTGTGGTTAAAGCTCGATCCTCTCGGCGTCGGATTTCTCGACGACTGCAGGGAGTAAATCTCCGCATTGGTAAGATTCGAAGGCCGCGGGGTGGTGGACGACAGCCCCTGAGACCGCCGCGAGAAAATATCCGACCGCGAAGCGTTTGATTTTCTAACAGTAACGTGGAGCTTGCCGTCCTCCTTGATCTCCGCTTCGGTTTCGAGGGGCTGTCTTCCGTCGAGCGACATGATGTCGGAGTCGACGTGGATGGAGACAATGGATCCCGCCGTGTCGGGAAACTGCTCGGAGATGAGGAGTCTTGCTCCTCGGTATTCGAACATGAAAAGCATCAAAGTGTACCAGATAATGCACTGGAGGACGACGATCTGCACCATCAAACTCCCGGAAAAATCGCCGTACATTCCTTTGAGCAATGGGATTCCCATGACCAGAGTGTTAGGCAGAGTGGAGACGGAGAAGAGAGTGATCATCCATTCCAGGCAGCCCCTTTTGCTGACTTTGGTCCAGACTCCGAGGACGGCGAGGACGATGAGCTTCTGGAGGGTGTCGGCGGCGATGAAGCGGGTGTTCATGTTGTAAGGGTCGTTGCTGGAGATGAAGTGGAAAGAGAGGAGGGGGACGGCGAAGAGAGCGACGAAGCGGTTGATGCCGGAACACTGGTCGGGGGTGAAGATCTTCCACCACTTTACGGAGCCGTAGGCCAAGATCATAGCCACGTAGAGCGGCACCACCGCCGTCATGACGTGGTAGAAGTCGGATAATGTGATCATCTTGGTGACCGGTGAAAACCCAAATCAGGAAAGTTAATTCTTGTTGCTCTGTTTCTGGGGAGGTGAGGATTTGTGGAGGAAAGTAGtgggagaagaaggaggaggtagGCGGTGGATGTGGTGGTGGGGCTGATGATGAAAAGGGGAAGAGGAGGGGGAGAGCATGTGTGTTTTAGGTTTACGGGGGAGTGTGTGTGGGTGGGTAATAAGCAGAAAGAATAGAGCGTTGAGAGTTGCGAGAGCAAGCATGCACTTACAGTCCCCAACACACTCGGCTTTTCGGGTCTCAGAAAGTATTTTGCTTTTTTATAATTTcagtttgttttcctttttttttttttttttagaaaaagagTTGTGTAATTTGggtctagggttagggtttttgggttaagGAGGGAgggtattttttattatttttttggtcgaaGGAGGGATGGTATTTGATTACATATATGtagaattttttattgtaaGTTGGTGTTTGGCTCTATCTTGTATGGGTCTACTGGTTGCATAAAGTGGAGAAAAAGCATTTTGGCTAGAGGTGGCTGTGTCTTTAACTAGTTGTTTCTTTGTTTGGGTACCTTTTTAAGCTTTCAAAAGACCCTCTGCATCTTTCTTTTCCCTCTCTTATCAATGAACGATCAAGAACATCTCCAGCAAACTAAGTCATTTTCGAGTAAAAAGTCGATCGATTTATTCATCTCACAGCATTTCTAGCATATATGTTAGCTAAACTTTTTTTAGTAAGAAACCAGTCAATTCTATAGCTTATGTTAACAGCATCTCTAGCAACTAGCTAAATTCTTTTTGAGCTAGGAATCAATCAATCTTTAAGTTAGTTTAAGAGTATTTTCAACACACTAGCTAAACTCCCTTTTGAGCCAGGACTCAATCGATCTTTGACGATCAGGTCAAGAGTATCTCCAACAAACTAGCTAGCTAAACTCCCTTTTGAGCCAGATATCAAACTAACAATCAATCATTGGTGTCATTGGTTCAAGTCAAGAGTATCACCAACAAACTAGCTAAACTCCCTTTTAAGCCAGATATCAAAATATCAATCGATCTTTGGCTCAAGTCAAGAGTATCCCAGCAAGCTAGTTAAACCCCTttttaagtaaaaaaataatcacTCTCAAACTACACTCAAAGCATCTCAATAAAATTAACTAACTAAACTTACTTCATAGTCATTTTTAACTGATTTCCCAAAACACTCCTTCCATAAACTAGCTATCAATGGACTCAAGATGATTCAAAttagtaaaataaaatttaatgttGAAAGTTAGTCCAATAAAACTTATtcaaatatcgataatatttaGTCCAATAAAACTTATtcaaatatcgataatattacCATGTGATTTAAATATCTGAAATAGGGTGTGATATCAAAATGGAATACCTCCATAGTTCGTTTCATTACTTTATTtgtttatctattttctgtggctaaaaatattaaaaaattgcaATAAGTAATAGTGCATTCGAGTATAACGTTTGCATGTCCTAATATATTGCAGTAAAAAACTGATGAAATTATCTTCATGGGAAGAAGTGAGGATAATAGCCTTCATCACGTGGATCCTAAATTGTCCATTCCAAGCCGGAAAGATTTTTTTAGTGTACGAAACACAATCCGGCATACTGAATATTATAATGTAATTGAttagaaacaaaaattaaataaataaattcaaccaTTTGTATTATAACACTTGGTGTACCAGACCGTGTGTCAAAACCTAaactctaaaaatttctccctaAGCCATACGACGTACTTGGAACTTCCAAACGCTTGCATGTCAATATGTTAGGTGGGATTAGATGCCAATCACAACTTAGAGGAAGATAACAATCCTAGCTATGCCAAACGCCGTGCTGTTTCGATTTGGAGTTGTATATTTGTGTCCATGGAACAACATTATATATACACTCCATGCACTCTTGAGACTACGAAGATATTTCTTCCCAATAATTCTATTGTGGATCTATGATATTGTCACACTTAATAGTGGTTGGCTATAATTTGTATGTGATATTTGCCTATAAGTATGGTATACATATCAGTTTTTTGGTAAACGAAGGAAGATCAAACAATACTTCCCTCTTCCCAGTAAGGAGGAAAGGTTTCCTTCCTCCTAACATGACATCATTTCATTGTATTACTGTCCTAATCATAATAGTTTATTCTATCTATCATCATCTAAAGATCATCTTTGGAAAAAAATTCACTCATTTGAAGACCGTTTACTCATTCATATGAATTAAAGAAATTGACAGTTCAACACAAGAATGCTACTTATTACCATAGTcttcaattcaaattaatttgtaaGAAATGATTTTTAGATTATGGTAAAAGAAATCAACCGTTTcaattatgtttattttttcttgaaAGAAATGGTATGAGGACACATTACTAGAAAGGAGAGGAcacattatttttcattattcAAATTCATTATTTTTAACACAAAAGATATAAGGAATGAGAGAATTTAGTATAGGAATAATTGTTGTTTCAtagttatgaacattttatATACATTTCTATATGAGTaatgttaagaaaattaaaattatagatataaattttaaaattaaaatatataaaaattattgattaactatttaatttataaatttaatttataaatttgatcTCGTTAACATTACCGTTTTCATTTATACTAGATCAAATCGCGAGCTGTGAAGATTAGTTGGAGAAATATTGTTGAGGTTATCAAAAGACGTGCTTTAATGCTTTTGGAATATACTGGCATTGAGTTTTACCATTCTGCTTTTTACGCCAAGATAAAAGTAGAAAAGTACTGTCTTTTTTTTATGATGGTAACCAAACGCTGCCTTATTCTTCTCTTAGAAAAGGAACAGAGAAAAATATTGAAGATACGCTTTCAAAAGTAAGATTTCTGTACACTTTTTGACATCTCATATTTTTTACAcattattttataatgttgttaTAGAAAATAATGTTAAACAATGAGATGATAGAGACTTTATGATAAAGGTAAtactagggagaccaaatttttaaaccaaattttatagacTAAGTGATGTGGTTgttaataattgaattattaataaagtatcgattaacgtgtttatttcttattgatgacacaccatttgatttaaaattttagtttttctaACGTTATCCATATGATAAATATCTTTTTGAAAAAGTCTCCCCAACGTTTCTCTAGAATAAAAGATCCATGCCGGACAGGTAGTATAGTAAAGTTTTGATGATACAGAGAACATCTTAATCCATGGgataatattatttaaaataattcatTCTGCGAATACCtttaaagaaaacagattaatTTACATGAAATACTGACATTCTAACATATGATTggctttgaaatttgaaatgaacGATTGGAAGATGAAAtacaattaattaaattaattaattaattaaccctTGAAGTGATGAAAACGCAGAAGCATGCTTCGAAGTTAATGATGAGGACCATGGGGGCTCGGGGTGCACAAAGGAATGAAAGCAAATGGGGGACAGGGATCGACGTGTTAATCTCACAACTCCCTTTGAAATCCAAAACTCCAAACACCAGGCCTTCACTGCACGCTCTGCAATggaggtttttgttttctaagagCATGAAACTCTTGGGACTTTCCACTTGCTATTATATTTATCATCAGTTTTAACTCTTTCTCCATGCGTCTGCTTTCGTCTCATCTCTCACAAGAAGCAACAACCCCCCATTTTTTCTTGAACTTGAATCACTTGGGATTTCTTAAACTAATTCATCGTTCTTCACTCCCAAAATTGCGTGCTCTATTCAATATCTTAACAATTGGTGATCAAGGATAAAGATTAGGCGTAAAGACCAAAACTAGCTTTCGACAAGCCtacaattcaaattttttttgtagatgATAGTCAAGTTTGAAGTCCCTATTGGTGGTTTAGGGTTtgcttttgtaaaaaaataaggataaatgctaaggagattctCTTAAAGTAAGAATCTCAATAGACTCTATGTCATCTCacaatttaacattaatttATGTGCCAACATTATAGAATATTGTGCTAAAAATATGAGGTGGCAGAGAATTCATGAAGAGTCTTACTTTTGAGAAATTACccttaacatttttcaaaaataaaagggAGACGAAAGAATTAGTTTTTCTCCTCTGACTTATTGTTCTTGTTGTTATATTGAACTTAGTGTGTTTTTCGTTTTATAGACAGTTTCCATGTAATGTTAAAGtttgttcaataaattatttctgctcatacaaaaaaaatgaaagaattgACCAAAATTGTATATTTCTGGACAATTAACAAGAGATCGAGTAATGTCTTTGGCTTCCTATGTAAATCTCATCTTGGttccaaatatttttgtgaTCAAACCAAGAAATATTTGAGATTGGAAGTACACTCGGCGGTATAGGGACAAGAGAGTTTGCGAAAGATCATGCAGGTTTCTCTCCTTTTCAGTCATgcacctttttttcttcttttcatcttAGAAATAATTAGTCATGCACGGTTAACCTAATCTTTTTTCACAAGTTACATAGGAATTAGGTTAGTTGGTCATGATAGTGTGCTTCTTTGTTATTATTTTAAAGTTTGAATCCACTTTCTCATGAATAAAACTAGAATATCCcttcatcaaaacatttttttggtAGTGGTATTCACACACCCAGTTTATATCTCACACACCCCTCTCAATTTTCAGTCGTCAAGTAatggacaaaaattaataagggtgtgTAGAAGGTAAAaggatgtgtgaatatcacttttatttttattttttacaagaGTAAATCAAGGAATAATTAAGGAGACTGGTTAAGCATTTGCCATCCAAATGGTGAATGAAATAACGAGGTAACAAGCTTAAAGCCTTAATTAAGCAGAAGGAGTGGTCTAATTAGGATGCCGCATGTTATTAGTTGGAAACTTGGGAAAGATGGCAGACAGAAGCACAAGCTTAAAGCCTTAATTAAGTGCATAAACAAATGTGATTACGTGCAATGGTTGAATGGAGTCCTCGTGAAAGTTTAAGAAAACCATTTTTGTGAGTGAAAGGCAATATTTAAGAGATAAAGTCACATAACAAAGCTCCTTTCGTGCAAGGCTGCAAAGccaaagaagaaaatatttaaagaaatgtTGGTATGGATCCTTATCGATGGTGGACACTTCCATTTTACCAAAGAGAAAAAAGATGGTGGATACATTTCTAATTAAGCGGCTTTAATTAGTTGGAAATTGGGACATACATGTTATGTGGTTTCACATTAAACTTGTGGACGGCAAAAATTGACTTTGGCTTAAGCTTTTAGGGTACTTAGAGGGAGAAAAGGAAGATTAAGTTAGGAAAATGCATACGTCGATCAtcattacataattttttataaattttaatggaTGAAAAAGCCTTAAAACACAGGCATGTGTTTCAAAAAAGTCTCTGAAAAAAATGGGCATTTGTCCTTCAATTaattacaaaaagaaaagggtatagagattagtttttttttcagtgatagaataatatatatgtttggtatatatataaataacgCCTCAAAATTAGGGAAAGCAGGCATATATCTCTATCTTTTGGACTAGTGGATAAATCAAATCAACTAACGCAGTGTTTTGCACTTTAATTGTTTGTCTATTAAGTGATCTTTTCTAGGCTAGGGTACATGGTTTACAACAATTGCTAGTGTCCAACCAATGTGTTCTAATTTGTAAAAGCTCGAAGGATTTTTACTGTTTGTCGGTGCTAGTCGATCTGGATCAAGTAGTTAATTTGGTCCTTCGAGCTTTTGGAGTGGATTGCTATTAATTAATCCTATCTCGTTGCTGCTCTTGCTATGGCGGTGGTCTCCTGCGCGGTTCCTCATGGCAAgtattagggttagggtttgtgttTATGTTGTTAGGTTCGACGGCCTTTCTGATAGTGCTTTATATGGTATCATGGTTAGTTATTAATAAAgcatttcctttcctttttcgaCAAAGGATATGAAAAGATACGTCTGCAACTATATAGTTCATTGAATTTGCTGTGTGTAGCCTAATGGCTATAGAATATATGTGTGACATTAGGTGTTATAAGGTGGTGAAATGGATCAAGTTAGTTAGAAATAGGAGGGATTGTAATAAAGGGTAATGTTGTAATTCTAGCAGTAGTAAGCCTACTATAAAGAGGAACTAGTTAGGCATTTGGAGTGGTATCTTGTAATTCTCACTTACACAATATTGGAATCAgtttttcctctttttccttctctttctctctttctctctctcgaacTGCCATGCATTCATCTCAGATATCTTCATATCTTCATTGCTTTCTCAGTGTTATGATCCAACTTCAAACCAACTTCGACACCTTCCAAACCTCATACTCAGTTACTTGCAGATGAAGGCAGTTTGTTGTTTGATCCAAGTCACTATAGGAGCATTGTTGGAGCTCTCCAATATCTTACGTTCACTAGACCCGATCTAGCACACTCTGTTAACATGGTATGTCAATATATGACTCAACCAACAGATGCTCACTATCACTTAGTCAAAAGAATACTCAAGTATGTCCAAGGGACTATCAATCATGGACTACACTATACAAAGAGCTCATATTTTCAAATTACTGCATATTCAGACTCTGATTGGGCAACAGATATCAATACCAGAAGATCTATATCGGGTTTTGTGGTATATCTGGGGTCCAATCCGATCTCATGGCAATCTAAGAAACAACCAACAGTTTCAAGAAACTCAACAGAAGCCAAGTACAAAGCATTAGCTCATTGTGCAGCAGATGTGTTCTGGATTCGATCTGTGCTCAAAGACACTCATCAAGTTTTATCAAAGCCACCTTCACTTCATTGTGACAATCTATCGGCCTTGGCCTTGAGTTCTAATCTTGTATTTCATTCAAAGATTAAGCATCTTGACACAGATTACCATTTTATTCGTGAGAAAGTGCAAAAGGGAGATATCAATGTGCATTATATTCCAACAGAAGATCAAGTCGCAGATGTCTTTACCAAAGGTCTACAGAATCTTGTGTTTATCAAGCATTGCAGACACCTTGGTTTGGGGCCGTCAACATCATTGCAGCAACCTAAGCATGGCAATGCGACGCTTGGTTTGAGAGGGGAGTAATGGCTATAGAATATATGTGTGACATTAGGTGTTATAAGGTGGTTATGCACTGGTTGTTATGAGGTGGTGAAATGGATCAAGTTAGTTAGAAATATGTGGGATTGTAGTAAAGGGTAATGTTGTAATTCTAGCAGTAGTAAGCCTACTATAAAGAGGAACTAGTTAGGCATTTGGAGTGGTATCTTGTAGTTCTCACTTATGCAATATTGGAATcagtttttcctcttcttccttctctctctatctctctcgaACTGCCACACATTCATCTCAGATATCTTCATATCTTCATTGCTTTCTCAGTGTTATGATAGCCATTGCTTGCTACGCATGCATGCATTTGCTACGCACGCATCTGCATGCATGCGATGAGCTCCATTTCTCCACGCTTAAAGCTTCAATGACGGTATAAAATATTTGTATAGCTGAGGACAATAAGCGTATCCAAATGAAGATGGAGACAGCTAGCTAGCGCTAGGTATAGGCTTATTCTGAATCTCTGATTGCTTCATCAAGTACGGAGGACGAATATATGACATACTTATTTTCCTGGGAGGCTGGGACGTCGTCTGTGGAGGATCCAAGTGTGGATCTACTTTATTCAGATTCTGTTCACCCTGCAACTGCAAACACAGTTACTTACAGGAGTTCAGATCCTCGCGGGATCATTTTTGTAAGGATTTCGAAAATTCGTGAATCGTGACCGTTATCATACATTGTActgtcataaattattttaaatatttttatttaaaaataaatataaacagtaattgacaaaaactgaccgcacaatgtatgatgaacggacaCAATTCACGAATCTCCAAAATCTTCACCAAaagaatccggagaggatcctgttggtacTTACATAGTCGTCTATATATACACTCACTTGTATATAGCTAGGCAAAGAGGATGTACTTCAGGCAGGGGCCTGAAGGGAAAGATAAGTATTTGAAGCCAGCCCATCAAAGCGTTGGGTTGGACTTCAAGATCAAGTTTTGGCTTACGGTGGATCTTTTCATTTTTGCTTGACATCTTTGTTGAAAAAGCTGAAATTTTACTCATAATCAATGAACGAACAACGAGAGAAGTAACCTAACTCTAGCTATATAAGTCCATGCAAagatttcatttatcaaatatCAATTTTACGTTATAGAC includes the following:
- the LOC126600429 gene encoding probable auxin efflux carrier component 1c, whose translation is MITLSDFYHVMTAVVPLYVAMILAYGSVKWWKIFTPDQCSGINRFVALFAVPLLSFHFISSNDPYNMNTRFIAADTLQKLIVLAVLGVWTKVSKRGCLEWMITLFSVSTLPNTLVMGIPLLKGMYGDFSGSLMVQIVVLQCIIWYTLMLFMFEYRGARLLISEQFPDTAGSIVSIHVDSDIMSLDGRQPLETEAEIKEDGKLHVTVRKSNASRSDIFSRRSQGLSSTTPRPSNLTNAEIYSLQSSRNPTPRGSSFNHTDFYSMMAAGRNSNFGANDVYGMSTSRGPTPRPSNFEEDCGGGAVSSATGNKPRFYHGGQGNAAAHYPAPNPGMFSPTASKTVIANANANTNAMNAKRANGQAQKTEDNNGGKDLHMFVWSSSASPVSDVFGSNEYGGAAHDHKEVKLAVSPGKVEGRRENQEEYLEREDFSFGNRDQMNMNNEAEKGGDGIGKAKVMPPTSVMTRLILIMVWRKLIRNPNTYSSLIGLTWSLVSFRWHVQMPAIVAKSIAILSDAGLGMAMFSLGLFMALQPKIIACGNSIAAFTMAVRFLTGPAVMAAASIAVGLRGTLLHVAIVQAALPQGIVPFVFAKEYNVHPDILSTGVIFGMLIALPITLVYYILLGL